The Methylomonas montana DNA window AGCGGTCGACAATGACTTCGATGGTGTGTTTCTTCTTCAAATCCAGCGCTGGCGGCTCGTCCAGCTCGTAGACTTCGCCGTCGATGCGGGCGCGCAGAAAGCCCTGCGCCTTCAAGTCTTCCAGCAGCAATACATGCTCGCCCTTGCGGTCGTTCACCACCGGCGCCAGCAACATCCAGCGCTCGCCTTCCGGCTGCGCCAACACCTGGTCCACCATCTGGCTGACGGTCTGCGCCTGCAAGGACACACCGTGTTCGGGGCAGCGCGGAATGCCGACTCTCGCATACAGCAGCCTGAGATAATCGTAAATCTCGGTGATGGTGCCGACCGTGGAGCGCGGATTGTGCGAAGTGGATTTTTGCTCGATGGAAATCGCCGGCGACAAGCCTTCGATATGATCGACATCCGGCTTTTCCATCATCGACAAAAATTGCCGGGCATAAGCCGATAACGATTCGACATAGCGGCGCTGGCCCTCGGCGTAAATAGTGTCGAACGCTAGCGACGATTTGCCGGAGCCGGACAAGCCGGTGATGACGATCAGGCTGTCGCGCGGCAGGTCCAGATCGATATTTTTCAGATTATGAGTGCGGGCGCCGCGTATGCTGATGGTGTCCACTGCTGTGACTTCCTGGAATTTTTAACAGCCCGATACTATACGGGGAATAGTGGGGATTGGGCAAAGGGCGATTGGGATTTTGAGGGCCGTCATCGATGCCGCGGTGTTAGTCGTATCCAGACTTAAGGTGCTAGGGACGACAGATTGGGTTTGTTAAGTATATTTGTTTCCTATCTTAAACAGAGATAATCGTGGCGGCGACCCATAGTAAATGCCACGATGTCTTTTGATCATGGTGGATATAGATGTTAGCCTTGCGCAACTTTGCTTGAACCTTACGCAAGAATGACCGACATCATTGTCCCTAGTCTGTATCTGTTGTCCGGCGCCTGTCTTTACGCCGGTATTATTCACTTTTATGCGGGAGTGGTTCGCCGGGATATTCCTCAAATCATGCTCTCTGGCATGGCCGGCATACTATTTCTGTTTGCCATTTCTCATAGTCTCAGCTTGCGTGCCCAAGACCTCAATCAATTCGTGATCGCACTTAAGTGGAGCATGGCATTCACCCTGGTATTTTTCGTGCTGTTAATTTGGTTTATTGCCTTATATACGGAAAAACGCTCGGTTTATTTGTTGGTCGGTCTGTCCGCGCTTGATGTGGCACTGTGCGTGGTTAATTTCCTTCAGCCTTATAGTCTGCAATATGCCCTGGTTACCGGGCTTGAGCAGTTGCGCTTACCCTGGGGAGAGTTGATTACGCTGGCCGATGGTGCCAACAGCGGCTGGTTTTACCTCGCTGTTGCAAGTCTTTTGGTCAGTTGCGCTTATATAGTTTATGCCTTGGGCAGCTGTTACCGAAGTCATCGTAGTGGCGTACATCTGAGCATGATGTTTGGGTTCGGATTTCTAGTGCTTGGTTTGATTCAAGGCGTTCTGGTGAGGTTGTCCATCATTCATTTTGTTCCTTTAGGCTGGTTGGGCTTTCTGAGCTTGATGGTCACGATGAGTCTGGCATTCAGTTATGGAAGTCATCAACGCTTACGCGAGAAAGAAACAAAATTACGTGGTCTTTACGAATTGTCTCCTCTTGGCATTGCATTAACTGACATGCAAGGCCGCTATGTTAACTTTAATGAAGCCTTTCGTCGCATCTGCGGATATTCAGCCGACGAACTCAAGACTCTGGATTACTGGACCCTGACGCCGAAGGAATATGCGCCACAGGAGGCAACGCAACTGGATTTGCTAACCGGTAAAGGATACTACGGGCCTTACGAGAAAGAATACAGACGCAAGGATGGCAGACTGATTCCTATCCGCCTTAACGGTATGCTGATCACCGGTGCCGATGGCCAGCGCTATATCTGGTCTATCGTCGAGGATATCAGTGAGTGGAAACAGGTCCAGAATGCGCTCAGCAAGAGCGAAGAGCGCTATAGACGCATCGTTGAGACCAGTAGTGAAGGTATTTGGTCAATAGATCATGACATTCGGACCACATTTGTTAATCCTGCCATGAGCCAGATGTTGGGGCGCAATCCGGAGGAAATACTGGGCCGTGCCGTGTATGACTTTGTTTTTGAGGAAGATCTGCCCGATATAAAACGCCAGCTAGAACTGCATAAACAAAAAATAAACAGCCAGTATGAACTCCGTTTCCGGCATAAGGATAGCCATATTTGTTGGTTCTCAATCAATAGCACTGCTTTAATGGACGACCAAGGTAATTTTGCCGGTTCGTTTGCCATGTTTACTGATATTACCGAGCGCAAGCGTGCCGAGGATGACATACGCCTTGCCGCACTGGTATATCAAGCCAGCAGTCAGGCAATGATGGTCACCGATGCGGACAACCATATCATTACCGTTAACCCTGCCTTTACTGATGTGACTTGCTATGAGCAAAAAGAAAGCCTTGGCCAAAATCCAAAGATTCTCAGTTCCGGTCGCCACGACAAAGCTTTTTATCAGACCATGTGGGCATCGCTCAACACCACGGGGAAGTGGCAAGGCGAGATATGGAACCGCCGCAAAAATGGGGAAATTTTCCCGGAATGGCTGACCATCAACACCATCTATCAAGCCGATGGTTCTGTCCATCGTCGTGTCGCGTTGTTTTCTGACATTACCAAAGAGAAAGAGAATGAAGACTTGATATGGCGGCAAGCCAACTTCGACATGTTGACCGAGCTGCCCAATCGACGCATGGTTTACGATCGGATGAGCGAGGAAATCAAGAAAATTCGTCGTGATAGGAAGCACCTGGCAGTGCTATTCGTGGATCTTGACCGCTTCAAGGAAGTAAACGACACCCTTGGACATGAGGTGGGCGATATCTTGCTGAAGGAATCGGCTCAACGCATGATGAGCTGCGTACGCGATTCCGATATTATAGGTCGCCTGGGTGGGGATGAGTTCGTCATCATCCTGAATGACCTGGACGATATTAATTGCGTGGGGCAGATTGCCAATAAACTATTAGACAAACTCGCTACGCCTTATCAGTTGGGGATTGAGACGGCCTACATTTCAGCCAGCATCGGCATCTCCATTTATCCCGACGATGCAACCGAAGCCGCCACCTTGCTCAAGAACGCCGACCAGGCCATGTATGCCGCCAAGCGCCAGGGGAGAAATCGCTTTCACTATTACACGCCAGCCATGCAAGAGGCTGCAAACGCCCGCATGCGGCTCACCAATGATATGCATAGTGCGTTGGCGGAAAACCAATTCAAAGTTTATTACCAACCTATCGTAGAAATGGCGACGGGGCGTATTTACAAGGCGGAAGCACTGGTACGTTGGCAACATCCTAGGCTTGGGCTGGTAAGTCCGGCCGACTTTATTCCCATTGCCGAGGACACGGGGCAGATCATCGAGATTGGTAACTGGGTATTTCGTCAGGCAGCCGCACGGTCGGCTGATTTCCGTACGGAATATCACCCGGAATTTCAGATCAGTGTCAACACATCGCCGGTGCAGTTCAAAGCCGATGTTAACCATCAAGCGTCGTGGTTCGACTACTTAAAAGAGCTTGGGTTATCGGGGCACGGCATTGTGGTGGAAATTACCGAAGGTTTGTTAATGGAAACTAGAGACGAAATCAGAAGCCAATTGCTAGCCTTACGGGATAATGGGATGCAGATTGCACTCGACGATTTTGGAACGGGATACTCATCCCTGTCGTATCTGAAGAAATTCGACATTGACTACCTAAAAATCGACCAGTCTTTTGTGCGAAATCTGGTGCCCGACTCCAACGATATGGCGCTATGTGAAGCCATGATCGTGATGGCGCACAAACTGGGAATTAAAGTGATCGCGGAAGGGGTGGAGACTCAGGGGCAGAGTGATTTGCTAAAACAAATCGGTTGCGATTATGGGCAGGGTTATCTATGGTCCAAGCCCGTTCCCGCCGATAAATTTGAGGCCTTGCTTTCGAAAAATCGAATGATGGCTTAGGGTGGGCAGCGTGCTATGGCGTACTAGTCCAGGGTGAGTGACCAATATTCCCACACTATAAAACTCTATTTGAATCGATTTATGCAAGGTATAATCTGAGCTATCTCGGCAGAGAGTGAACGCATAAAAAACCCGCAAGCTATTGGCTTGGCGGGTTTTTTAATGTCCGATAATAGACGAGCTACTGAGCACTGATCATCGGCCTAAAATCAGCGAAGATAACCTTAGGTCGGATATAGGAATGAACGTATAACGAGATTGGCATAAAGGTCTAAAGCCATTATTACCGACGACTATTGAGTGGTCCAAGCGTTGATGAACGACTGTTCTTACCCCATCAATTTCAAAAGCGTTCGGCAGTCGACGCTGTTTGAGGGCAGATCAGCGCGCTCGCATACAACCGATTAACAAGCACGTAGCGTTCAGACCGAATCGGCCATGCCATAGTCTTCTGCAAACATCTGTTTTCCGGGATAATGTTCCAGCAGACTCAGGGATAGGCGCGGATCGGGGGTTTTGGCTAGCGCCGGCGACCAGCCTTTGAAAAAGCCGCATCCGCTATCGTATCGCTAGTCAGGAGTAATAATGTGCAACCCTACAGCCCCATCTTAAGCGTCTACATCGTCTGGCACCCGGATGCGGATACTCTTTGCAGGCCGCTGGCAACTGCGCTGTATGTCTGTCTAAACCGTGATCCTGACAAGCCGTTCGCGCACGGCATCGGTATTCCTGCTTATTTTCGTTGTGCGCCGGAATCGGGCGCTAACCTGCCGTTAGCCATCGATTTAAATGCGGCGGAGCATACGGTGATTTTCGCGTTGGTTGACGATCATATGGTGCTCGACGAAACCTGGGCAAACTATCTGGCTGGGCTGTATTCGCAAGCGCAAGCCAGTACCGGCAAACATTTGCTTGTGCCCGTGGCGTTGACCGGTTCCGGATTTAATCTGCATCCGGACATAGCAAAAATCAATTTTGTGCGTCTGTTTAATCTTGACCCGGCCGCCTTCAAAACCCATCTGATTCACTATGCGGCCCATGCCTTAGCCCGTTTGCTGGAAAACAGCCAAAGAATCACCACGCAGGGCGCCGCACTCAGTCCGTTGCCGATCAAATTATTCATCAGCCATACCAAACGCGAGGCCAACGCCCTACAGTTGGCCGAAGCCTTGAAACAGGCCTTGGACGATACCCAAATGGACCGGTTTTTCGATTCCGTCGATATTGCTGCGGGCCACCACTTTGCCGATGAAATCGAGGGTAATATCGAGAATGCCGCGCTGATCGCAATACGCTCGGATCGTTATAGCGACAGCCCTTGGTGCCGGATGGAAGTGATGACTGCCAAACGCCTGAATCGGCCGATGATCGTGGTCGATATCTTGCGCCATCATGAAGATCGCAGCTTTCCGTATTTAAGCAATGTGCCGGTGATGCGTTTCGAGCCCGACACGTCGTTAACCGCACCGGAAACCCAGAACAAACTGCAAGCCATCATCGATTTTGCGTTGCTGGAAGTATTGCGTTTTATCTATATCAAGCGGCATTTTGAACATTTAAAAACCATGGGCTGGTTGCCGCGGGATGCGCTGATTCTGGCCAGGCCGCCGGAAGAACGCGATCTTAAAAACCAGCCGGCCAAGCAGATCGTCTATCCCGATCCACCCTTGGGTTACGAAGAAAACAGTGAACTGAGTCAATACCAAATTCCGCTATTTACACCGACCACCTTACGCGGCGAACCTTTACAAGGCTTGGCAATCGGCATCTCGATATCCGATACCGATCCCGGCGAATTGCAGGCCTTGGGTTTGAGCGGCGCGCATTTAAAAAATGCCATGGTGGAAATTGCTTGCCATTGCCTGGCGCAGGGCGCGACGCTGATTTACGGCGGCGATTTAAGGCCCAACGGTTTTACCGAAGACCTACTGGAACTGGTTCGTTACCACAACGACGCGCTGAAAAAGCAAATTAAACCGGTTATCAATTATCTGGCCTGGCCATTGATACCGACGCTGGATATGGCCTGGGCCGCACAACACAAGGACGCATTGAAAATCAAGAAAGTCGATGCGCCGGCAGATCTAAAACAAACCGGACTAATCCCCGAAATTCCGCAGGGAGGCGACATAGGCGATATTTCCGCTTATGTTTGGGCTAGATGTTTAACGGCGATGCGCGAACAAATCGTGGCCAATACTCAGGCTCGCATCCTGTTAGGCGGCCGTACCGTCGACTATAAAGGCAAGTATCCCGGCCTGGTTGAAGAAGCGCTGCTAACGCTAAAAGCCAAAAAACCGTTGTTCCTACTCGGCGGTTACGGCGGCGCGGCCCGGATCATCATCCAGGCTTTGCGCGGCGGTAAGCCTCGGCAACTGACCGAGGCTTATCAATGCACCAATCCGGGCTACAAAATATTGCTGGAAGAGTTCAATGGACAGATCAAATCGCAACAACTAGCGCTTGACTCAATCGACTATTCGGCCGTCGTCGAGACGTTTGCCGAAATCGGTATTAGCGGCTTGAATAACGGCCTGAGCGATCAGGAAAACTTGAGATTGTTTGCGACGGTTAATCATGAAGAAGCGATTGGTTT harbors:
- a CDS encoding sensor domain-containing protein — its product is MTDIIVPSLYLLSGACLYAGIIHFYAGVVRRDIPQIMLSGMAGILFLFAISHSLSLRAQDLNQFVIALKWSMAFTLVFFVLLIWFIALYTEKRSVYLLVGLSALDVALCVVNFLQPYSLQYALVTGLEQLRLPWGELITLADGANSGWFYLAVASLLVSCAYIVYALGSCYRSHRSGVHLSMMFGFGFLVLGLIQGVLVRLSIIHFVPLGWLGFLSLMVTMSLAFSYGSHQRLREKETKLRGLYELSPLGIALTDMQGRYVNFNEAFRRICGYSADELKTLDYWTLTPKEYAPQEATQLDLLTGKGYYGPYEKEYRRKDGRLIPIRLNGMLITGADGQRYIWSIVEDISEWKQVQNALSKSEERYRRIVETSSEGIWSIDHDIRTTFVNPAMSQMLGRNPEEILGRAVYDFVFEEDLPDIKRQLELHKQKINSQYELRFRHKDSHICWFSINSTALMDDQGNFAGSFAMFTDITERKRAEDDIRLAALVYQASSQAMMVTDADNHIITVNPAFTDVTCYEQKESLGQNPKILSSGRHDKAFYQTMWASLNTTGKWQGEIWNRRKNGEIFPEWLTINTIYQADGSVHRRVALFSDITKEKENEDLIWRQANFDMLTELPNRRMVYDRMSEEIKKIRRDRKHLAVLFVDLDRFKEVNDTLGHEVGDILLKESAQRMMSCVRDSDIIGRLGGDEFVIILNDLDDINCVGQIANKLLDKLATPYQLGIETAYISASIGISIYPDDATEAATLLKNADQAMYAAKRQGRNRFHYYTPAMQEAANARMRLTNDMHSALAENQFKVYYQPIVEMATGRIYKAEALVRWQHPRLGLVSPADFIPIAEDTGQIIEIGNWVFRQAAARSADFRTEYHPEFQISVNTSPVQFKADVNHQASWFDYLKELGLSGHGIVVEITEGLLMETRDEIRSQLLALRDNGMQIALDDFGTGYSSLSYLKKFDIDYLKIDQSFVRNLVPDSNDMALCEAMIVMAHKLGIKVIAEGVETQGQSDLLKQIGCDYGQGYLWSKPVPADKFEALLSKNRMMA
- a CDS encoding TIR domain-containing protein, which encodes MQPYSPILSVYIVWHPDADTLCRPLATALYVCLNRDPDKPFAHGIGIPAYFRCAPESGANLPLAIDLNAAEHTVIFALVDDHMVLDETWANYLAGLYSQAQASTGKHLLVPVALTGSGFNLHPDIAKINFVRLFNLDPAAFKTHLIHYAAHALARLLENSQRITTQGAALSPLPIKLFISHTKREANALQLAEALKQALDDTQMDRFFDSVDIAAGHHFADEIEGNIENAALIAIRSDRYSDSPWCRMEVMTAKRLNRPMIVVDILRHHEDRSFPYLSNVPVMRFEPDTSLTAPETQNKLQAIIDFALLEVLRFIYIKRHFEHLKTMGWLPRDALILARPPEERDLKNQPAKQIVYPDPPLGYEENSELSQYQIPLFTPTTLRGEPLQGLAIGISISDTDPGELQALGLSGAHLKNAMVEIACHCLAQGATLIYGGDLRPNGFTEDLLELVRYHNDALKKQIKPVINYLAWPLIPTLDMAWAAQHKDALKIKKVDAPADLKQTGLIPEIPQGGDIGDISAYVWARCLTAMREQIVANTQARILLGGRTVDYKGKYPGLVEEALLTLKAKKPLFLLGGYGGAARIIIQALRGGKPRQLTEAYQCTNPGYKILLEEFNGQIKSQQLALDSIDYSAVVETFAEIGISGLNNGLSDQENLRLFATVNHEEAIGLILMGLARLKSTI